The nucleotide window ATCCCGTACGGTACGTCCTGCGCGAGGGCGAACATCTCGCCGTTCTCTTCGACGTACCGAACGTTCGGGTTGTTCTCGAGCGCCTCGGCGGCCCGTGCCGGCATCCGCATCGTCGCCACGTCGAAGTCGAACTTCCGGACCGTCTCCGTGGCCTTCCGCTCGGCCGCACGGCGTCCAGCCCCGTTGACGAAGCCGACGTTCACCTCCACCTCGTCGTCCGGCGCGGCGGCGGCGAGCCCGGACAGCGCCGAGGCCCCCGCGGTCGCACCGATCGTTCGAAGCGCGTTGCGTCGTGACAGTGGTGTCCCGTCCTGTGACATCGCATGCGTCACCTAGTGGCACCCCCAATTAACTTTTGTGTTATATTCTACGTACCTTTGTCGTCGAAGCGTGTATTTCGTGTGCCCGAGCAGCGACTTCCAGAAAATTCTGTCGTAATTCTTTCTGATCTACAGCCACTCGACTAGCAGCAGTGGGCGGAGAACGGGGGCTCCGGCGAGTGACGGTAGCTTTTCACGCCGCGGCCGCGTCTGTCGCCGTGATGTTCGACGGATTTCGCTTGGCCGCTTCGACGGCCGACCTGACCGAAGAGCCGGCCGCCAGAGCCGAGGCTGACCTCCTGGAGTTTCGCGCGGATCTCGCGGACGACCCGCGGGCGGCGTTGGACGACTACGACGGGGAACTCCCTCTGCTCGTGACCAATCGCCCGGTCTGGGAGGGTGGTGAGGCCGACCCGGAGGGACGGCTCTCCCTGCTCGCGGAGGCTGTCGACCACGAGGCCGTGGTCGCGGTCGACGTGGAGTTGGCCGCGCTCCGGGGCCGGACGGAGCCGGGGGACACGGGCGCGTCGAGGCTCCGGGAGCGGGCCGCAGCCGCGGGCGTGACCGTCGTCGCCTCCGTCCACGACTTCGAGGGGACACCCGACGACGGCACCTTGGACGGGCTGTTCTCCGCGGCCGCCGAGGCGGGCGACATCGGGAAGGTGGCCGTCACCGCGACGGACACCGCCGACGCGCTCGCGCTCCTGTCTGCGACCCAGCGCGCGACGGACCGCGGCCACCGTGTCGCCGCGATGGCGATGGGTGCCGCCGGCGCCCACACCCGCGCCGTCGCCCCCGTCTACGGCTCCCTGATCGGCTACGCGCCCGTCCGGACGGACGCGGCGACCGCACCCGGCCAGTACGACCTGACGACGCTCCGGCGGCTCGTCGACGGACTCGTCCCGTTGAACGCGCGGTAGCTACTCGAAGACGAGCCCGCCCGTGTCGGGCACGAGCCGCGCGGTCGCCCCGAGCGGCAACGGCACTGCGGGCGTCGACCCACCGAACGCCACTCCCGCGAGGAGGGTCGTGTCGGGGGCGTGTCGCGCGAGCTGTCGCTCGGCTGCCTCGAACACTGTCGAGACGGCCGGCGTCTCGCCGCCGGGCGGCCGAGCCAACAGGAGCCCGTCGACCCGGGTCAGCCACCCTCGCCGTCCGAGGGCTCCCAACAGCCGCGTCACGGCCGTCCCGGGCGGCAGCGCTCCGCCGGCCGACAACGCCAACACCGCACCCTCCAGCCGCTCGGGCGCCGGCGAGAGCCGGGCGGCACACAGCTCCCGTCTGACGACGCCGAGTCGCCCGCCCCACACCGGACCGGCGACGGTGCCGCGGTCCCGCCACCGCCAGCCCGAGCGCGAGGCCGTCTCGTCGCCGAGCGACCGTCTCCCGTCGTCGCCGTCGGCCGACGCCGTCGGTGACGTGACGTCGCCGAGGCGTCCGAACAACGCCCGCGAGAGGCCGTCCCGGAGCCGGCCGTCGACACCAGCCTCGCGCGTCAGCGCCGGGTGCGCAGACACTCCCCAGGAGACGACTCCGAGCCGCCAGAGGAACAGTCGGACGGCGTCGACCCGGCCGGTGCCGAACAACCGAGTCGGGTGGCGGCGGAGCCGGCCCTCGTCCAGGTGTGAGACGACACGCGCCGCCGGACCGCCGTCGGCGACCGCGAACACGGCGTCGACGGCCGGGTCCGAGAACGCGCGCATCAGCTCTTCGGCCCGCTCGGCCGGCGGCGCCGGCCCGTCGGCCGGTGACCGCCGGGCCGTCGGGTACCGGGTCGTCGTCAGTCCGAAGACGGAACGGAGCCGTGTCGCCGCCAGCGCCGTCCGTCGGGCGGAGACGGGCACTCCCGGCGCGACCAACGCGACCCGCCCGTCCTCCCGCACGGGCGGCGGCCGTCTGCTCGTCACACCGGCGGTATTCTGTCGGCGTTCTTGTACTTTCGCCATCCGGCGGGCGGCCCCCCGGGCTAGGGGTCGGACTCCAACGGGAGCGCCGACAGCGGACGGTCGTGAGCGAGGTGGACAGTCAGCGACGTGGACGCCCCCTGGCGAGCGGCCCAGTGGACGGCACACGCCCGGTGGTTGCCGTCCAACAACCGCGGGGGCCACGACCCCGTCGGCTCGCCGTCGCCGTCGACCGCACGGGCGACGGCGGCGCCCAACTCCGTCGTCGCCGCCGGTCGCATGGCTCGGACCGTCTCCGTCGCCCCCGGGAACGACGACTCCACGCCGTCGGCGGCCGCGAATCGGTCGACCGCACCCGCGACGGTGCCGTCGTCGGACAGTCTGTCCCAGGCCGGCTCCGGGAACGTCCCGAGCGCTCCCAGCTCCGCGCCCGACAGCGTCACCGCGTGCCAGACTGGCTCGCCCGTGGCCGCCGGGCGCGCCGGCTCGTCGAACGTCTCGGCGAGCACGCGAATCGCCCGGTCGCGGTCCCAGCCCGTCGGGTCACGGTCCGGCGTCTCCGACTTGTCCGTCTCGCGGCGAATCCACTCCCGGAAGACGGTCGCCGGCGACAGTGGCTCGACGGAAGTCACGAGAAGGGCTGCGACGCGCGACGATCTAAAGCTGGCGGCTACGCCTCCTGTGGCTCGTCGGACCGCTCGCGGATGAGGTCGCGGAGTCGCTCGGGGTCGTCCGACAGCTCCGACCGGCCGACGACGGCCGTGCCGTCGACGGACTCCCGGTCGGCGTCGTCGTCGGTGAAGAACACCGCTCGAGTGTGGGTGACGCGGCCGATGGACGCCATCAGCTTGGCGCGTTTCTCGCCGGCCCGGGTGAGCGACGCCTGCGTGGACAACAGCGTGAACTCGGCGCCGGCGTCCTCCTCGCCGACCGTGTCGAACGGCGCCCGCTCCGTCGGGTGGACGACGAACCCGGCGGCGGACAACACCGCGTGGACACGCTCCGTCTCCGGGTCCGCCGATGGCTCCGGTTCGTCCGGGTCCGGCTCACCGTCGCGGACCTCCTCGGCGCCGTCCATCACGGAGACGGGGTCGGAGAACGGCTCGTCGAACACGTCCTCCAGCTTCACCGCCACCTCGACGGAGGCGTTCATCCCGTCCTCGTACTTCGCCACGGTGCGTCGGGAGACGCCCAGCTCCTCGGCCAGCCGGCCGAGACTCCAGCCGCGATCGCGCCGTTCGTCCGCCACCAGGTCGCCGTCGATGTTGACGTACAGCCCGCCGGGGGCGGCGTAGATCAGCGGCGGCACACCCTCCAACAACAGGTCGTACAGCGTGTCCGGGTGGATCGCCGGCACGCCGTGTCGGAAGTACACCACACCCGGCTTCAGGTCCTCGTCGCGGGTCCGCAGCCCGACGACCAACGGTGTACCCGACAGGTACCGGCCCAGGCGACGCATCTCACCGCCGGTCGCGGCGTCGAAGGCGTCCACGTTGCCCAGCACCTTGACGAGGAGCAGGTCCTCGCCCGACCGGGCAGCGAGGTCGAACCCCCGCGGACGGACCGCACACCGCTCGCTCGTCAGGAAGCCCGCGTCGGCGAGCAGCGCGGTCACGTTCTCCAGGAGTGCCTCACGGGACATACCACTACCTACCCGACTCCTGGTTGATAACGGTTGTGGCGACCGTGCGATCCTCGTCGGAGTCCCGTCCGGCGGATCGCCCACACGGGCGGCAAGTAGTTTGAAGTAGGGTCAGTCGGCGGCCCGCGCGGTCGGCACGGAGGGTGCGCTTTTTCACCCCACACGGCGACAGTGTGTGGCGTGAGCCTAGAGACGACCGTGGCGGTGCCGTTCCGGAGCGCCGGCACGGACAGGATGGGGGAAGGCGAGTTCGTCGTCGCGCTGTCGCTGGACCGGGACTGGTTCTCGCCGGACCAGGCCAAGCGGCTCGTCGACGTGGCAGAGGGTCGCGGACTCCTCACCCACGAGAACGGAGACCTGCGGGCGACGTTCGACCCCAGCGGCGTGACCGTGCCGGAGAACTTCACCCCGGACTCGGACGTGTTGACCGAGCAGTCCACGTTCGAACGGGTGATCGACCGGCTCGTCGCCGCCGGCGTCGAGAAACGGGAGGCGGTCGCGGCCGCCAACGAACGGCAGAGCGAGATCGCCGTCAGCCTGGAGACGGCGGCCGTCCTGGTGGCCCGCGAGCGTGGTGTCGACGTCGCCGACACCGCGGCGGCCGCCCGGACGGACCTGCTCGGGGGTGACGACTGATGGTCCAGGAACGACTCGACGACGGTGTCCGGATCGCACAGTTGTTGTCCTCGGAGCTGTCGAGCGAGGCCGTCCGCCCGACGTTCGCCGTGGTCGACGCCGACCCGGACGTGGAGCCGACGCCGGACGGCGCGACCGCGTACCGGGTCGTGCTGGACGGTGAGTCCGGGTCCGTCCCGGTCGCGTCCGTCGCCGTCCACCCGGACCGGGCCCACGCCGCCGTCACCGCGACGGACGCGACCGCGGCCGACCTGCCGGCGGTCGCCGCCGACGCCGCCCGCGAGGCCGGACTCCGGGTCCGTCCGAAAGCCGTCACCCCGCCTCAGACGCTCGTGTTCGTCGAGGACGGCGCCGACGTGAAACGGGTGCTCCCGGTGTTCGCCGCCGTCGCCGACGCACTCGGCGGGGGGGAGCCCGCAGACGACGGCGACGGAGAGGCCGCAGGCGACGGTGGGGGAGGACCCGCAGAGGGCGGCGAGAGAGGAGCCACAGACGACGGGGAGTGACCGTCGCTCAGTTCGGCGCGATGTCGTCCCGGCCGGCCGGGTGTGGTTCGTCCGTGTCCAACGGGTCCTCCAGCTCCCCCATCACCGTCTCTAGGGCGTCTGTCGCGGTGAGGAGGCCGACCACCTCGCCGTCCGACAGGACCAACGCGAGCTCCTGACTCTCCGCCTGGAAGCGGTCGACGGCGTCACTGACGGACGTGTCTGCGGAGATCGTCATCGGCGGCGCCGCGAGCTCCTCGAACGTCGTCTCCCCGTTCTTCAGCGCGTCCGTCTGGTCGACGACGCTCGGGACGTACACCATCCCGACGAACTCGTCGACGCTCTCGCCAACGAGCGGGTACCGGACGTACGCCGTCTCGGCGATCCGCCGCAGGTTCTCCGTCGGGTCGGCGGCCGTCGAGAGGAACGTCACGTCCGGCTCCGAGACCATCACCTCCCGCACCTCCGTCGTGCCGGCCTCCAAGGCGTGTAACACCTCCTCGCGCCGTTCGCCCGACAGCTCACCCTCCTCCAGCAGTGACGACAGCCGGGTTCGGAGCTGGGCGCGGGACTCGATAGCGTCTTCTTCCGCCTCCAGCCAGGCGCCGGTCATCTCGACGCCGAACAGCCGGAGGGTCTGTTTGGCCACCCAGTCGCCCAGCTTGATCAACGGCGAGATCACGACGTAGAAGTAGTGGAGCGGCGCGGCGCCGTAGCGGCAGACGAACCGCGACCGCTCGACCCCGAGGTACGTCGGGGTCTGCTCCCCGTGGGTGAGGTGGACGAGGTTGATGATGAAGTACGCGATCAGGGCGCCGGCACCCAACGACGCCAGCGCGGTGCCGCCGAACAACGGCTCGAACAACGCCGCGAGCGCCGGCTCTGCGACGATGCCGACCGCGATACTGGAGGCCGTGATCCCGACCTGACAGGTCGTGAGGTACAGCTCCAGGTCCTGTGTCATCTCCCAGGCGCGTTCTAGACGGCTGTCACCGCCGAGGAACTCCGACTCCGTGAACTGTCTAGCGCGTGTGAGCGCGAACTCGATTGCGACGAAGAAGCCGTTCGCCAGGATCAGGAGCGTGCCGGCGGCCAGCCGGAGCCCGATCTCGAACGTGTTCATACCGGTGGGCGGCGCGTCACGGGCCAGCCGTTAGTGGTCTTCGGTCGAATTCACCGTCGGCAGTCCGTGGGTGCCGTCGTAACCGACTAACCCCGCGAACACGGAGCGACGAGCGTGACGCTCGACGACACACTCCCTCGGCGGGAGTTCTGCAAGGCGGCCGTCGCAACCGGCGGGGCGGCGGCGTTGTCGGCGTGTCTGGACCGGTTCGGCGACGAGACCGAGCCCATCCCGGCCGGCGACGGCCCCGGCGCACACCCCCAGGAGCAACACGCCTGGAACGACCACGTCCGGACCGACGACCACGGGAACACGTTGTTGCCGCGCCACCAGCTGTTGCTGTACTGCGAGCTCCCCGGCGACGGCCCGCCGACGGAGACGGCCCGCGAACGGGTCGGAGCCGCCTTCGACGCCCTCGACGACGCGTTCGCCTGGAGCAACGAGGGGTTGCTCCACTCCGTCGCCTACTCCCGGGCGTACTTCGAGCGATACGGCTCCGGGCCGGCGGGGGTCGACCTCCCGCGGCCGCGGCCGCTGGCGGACTTCGAGACCCCGACGTTCGACGAACACGACCTGCTCGTCCACCTCGCGTCCGACCGCTCGACGGCGTTGCTCGCGGCAGAGGAGGCACTCCGAGGGCGACGCGACCGAGCCAACGACGCCCCCGTGCCGGCACTGACCGACGCCGTCGAGATCGCCGACCGCCGGACGGGGTTCGTCGGTGCCGGAATGCCGCGCGAACGCGCAGACGGGCTGGAGGGCATCCCGGACGGCAACCCGGTTCCCGAGGCCGCGCCGTTGTTCACGGGGTTCGTGGCCGGCTTTCGCCAGAACCAGGCGACCGAGGCGTACGTCACGCTCGAGGACGGGGCGTTCGCGGGCGGGACGACGAAGGCCGTCTCGAACTGGCGGCAACGGCTCTCGGACTGGTACGACGAACAGACCCACGACGAACGAGTCACGGAGTTGTTCTCGCCACAACACGCCGAACGGGGACTCGTCGACGGAGTCGGCGAGAGCCTCGGCGACGACAGCGGGGTCGACGCGTTCCTCGACGACCTCGGCGAGGTCGCCCGGGAACACGGCCGGATCGGTCACGCTCAGAAGGCCGCCCGGGCCAACCGCGACGCCGACGGCGACGTCCGTCTCCTCCGGCGACACTTCGAGTCGACCGACGACGGAGTGGCGAGTCTCCACTTCCCGTCGCTCCAACGGGACCTGTCGGCGTTCGAGGCGGTCCGGCGCGCGATGAACGGCGACGACGTGATGGACGCCACGCCCGCGGTCAGACAACGCGTCAACAACGGCATCTTGGAGTACGTGTTCGTCCGTCACCGGGGGTACTTCCTCGTGCCGCCGCGGGCCAAGCGAGCGCTCCCGCGTCCGGCGGAGTGAGGCGAGTGTCTCGGGGGAGACGGAACCGGTGTCCGTCGAGCGGCGGTACGCGACTCCGACTGGAGTCACTCTCCTGAAACCGCCACAGGACGAACGACGTGTGTGACCGACGACACACTGGCCGTCTACTCGGACTTCGTCTGTCCGTTCTGTTACTTGGGCCGTGCCGCACTCCGGGAGTACCTCGCGGCCGCCGACGACCCGCCGACCGTCGAGTGGCGGTTGTTCGACCTCCGCGGGTACAAGCGCGACCCGGACGGTGGGTTCCGGGACGTGGACGACGGGAAAGACGAGGCGTACTTCGAGGAGGCACGCGAGAACGTCGCGCGACTCCGGGAGCAGTACGACGTCGAGATGCAGTCGTTCGACGACCTGCCGGAGGTGGACTCCTGGGACGCCCAACAGGCGGCGTTGTACGTCCGACAGACGTCCGACTCCTTCGACGAGTTCTACAACGCGACGATGGACGCCTACTGGCGCGACGGCCGCGACATCGCCGACCCGGACGTGCTCGCCGCCGTCGCCGAGGACGTCGGCGTGCCGAGCGGGGAGATCCGCGAGGCCGTCTCCGACGACCGACTCGGCACGGAGCTAGACGACCGGTTCGAGCGCGCACGACGCCGGGGGATCAGCGGGATCCCGACGTTCGTCTACGGCGACCACGCCGCTCGCGGGGCGGTGCCGCCGGCCCACCTCGAACGACTGGTCGAGGGGGCCTGATCCCGAGGCGGCTCACGCCCGCGTCCCGGCCGTGATCTCGAACCCCACGTCACGGAGTCGGCCGGCGAGTGGCGTCCCGATTCCCGACGCCGGGGTGAGCACCCCACCCGACAGCGGTGAGTCGGTGTCGTCTCGGAGGAGTGCCACCGCCGACTCCCCGAGCATCTGTGCGGTCGCGCCGTAGCCCGGACCGCGGTCGGCCGCGAACGTCCCCTCGACGACGAACTGCCCCTCCGGTGCGGTGCCGCGCCCGAGCAGTCCGATCCGGAACCGGCCCTCCTTGGCCTCCTCGGACGACGGCCCCTCTCCCCGGTCGGGGAAGACGTACTCGCGTACCGCCTCGCGGACGGGGTCGACCGACAACGCAGCCGTCACCAGCCCCATCCCCGCCGACAGTCCGGTCGCGGCGGCCGCCCCGCCGAGACCGTCACCGGTCGGGATCGACTCGGTACACCGGAACTCCCGACCCCACGGGTATTCCAGGAGAGCGTTGCTTCGCCGGACCACCCGTTCGTTCACGACCGCCATCGGCGACGGACCGGTCCACTCCCCGCGCAGCCCGTCTCGTCGTGGCCCGGTCTGTTCGCCCGGGTCGACGCCGTCGCGTTCCCCCGCTGGCGCCAGCGAGTAGGGGTTCGCCAGTGTCTGGCGCGCGATGGGGTCACTCGAGGCCTCGTCGAACAGCTCTGCGAAGCTCGCCAACGTCCCACCGCTGACGCCGCCGTCGCCCGCCTCCAGGTACACCCGAACTACGTCACACGGCGCCTCGAAGGTCTCGAGCGCGTGTTCCTGTACGACCGCCGTCCCCAGATCCGTCGGGACGGAGTCGAACCCACAGCTGTGGACGATCCGAGCGTCGTTCGCAGCCGCCTCGTCGTGGTAGCGGTCGACGATCTCGCGGACCCAGTTCACCTCGCCGGTGAGGTCACAGTAGTCGGTGCCGGCGGCGGCACACGCCGCGACCATCGGCGAGCCGTAGGTGGTGTACGGCCCGACGGTCGTACACACCACCTGCGTCTGTTCGGCGATCTCTCGGAGCCGCTCCGGCTCGGTCGCGTCACCGAGCACGAGCGGGAGGTCGTCCCACTCGCTGTCGGCGCCGGTGAACGCCTCGGCGACCGCCGCGAGCCGTTCCTCGCTCCGACCGCCCAACGCGAGCGCCAGGTCCTCCGGCGCGTACCGGTCCGTCAGGTGTTCGGCGACGAGCCGGCCGGCGACCCCAGTCGCGCCCCACACGAGTACGTCGTACTGTCGGTGTTGTGTCGACACGGGTTGTCGAGTACTCTTCGGCTCGGCGGCGGTTCAACTGTGTGGTCTCCGACGACCACCCCCCGTCTCGCGAGGACTACCGCGAGAACGACTCGTCGAACATCTGCGCGGAGGTGGGCGCGGGGTCGCCCTCGGTGAGGTTGTACGGGGCGAACGACTCCACGCCGGCCTCGCGCAACACGTCCTCGTCGTACAGCGCCTCTCCCGTGAACTCGGCGGGATCACGCGAGAGGATCCCCAAGACCGTGTCGGCGACGATCCGCGGGTGTCGCCAGTCGTCTTCCGTCCCGAGGCCGAAGTACCGCGTCGCTCGGGTGTCGATGGCGGTGACCGGCCAGAACGTGTTACACCCGACGTCGTCGGCCGCGAGTTCTTCGGCCAGCGACAGGGTGAGGAAGCTCATTCCCAGCTTGGACCACGCGTACGGCGCCTTTCCCGGAGCGCGGTCCGTCGTCACCGGTGGCGCGTTCGCCAACAGCCAGGCACCGTCCTGCTCGCGGAGGTGTGGGAGGAACGCGCGGGCGACGAGGTAGCTCCCCCGGGCGTTCACGTCGTTCAGGAGATCGAACCGTTTCGTCGGGAGGTCCGCGACGTTGGCCAACTGGATCGCGCTCGCGTTGTTGATCACGATGTCGACCTCACCGAACTCGTCGATTGCGGTCTCGACGGCGGCCTCCACCGCCGCCTCGTCGCGCACGTCCAGTTGGACGGCGAGGCTGTCGACCCCTCGTTCCCGGCAGGCGTCGGCGGTCTCGCCGATCGTCCCCTCCAGGTCGGAGTCGGAGTCGTCGACGGTCTTGCCGGTGGAGACGACGTTCGCCCCCGCCTCGGCGAGCGCGAGCGCGATCTCCTTGCCGATGCCACGGGTCGTGCCGGTGACGAACGCCGTCGAGCCGGAGAGGTCCGG belongs to Halobaculum sp. MBLA0143 and includes:
- a CDS encoding type I 3-dehydroquinate dehydratase, translating into MFDGFRLAASTADLTEEPAARAEADLLEFRADLADDPRAALDDYDGELPLLVTNRPVWEGGEADPEGRLSLLAEAVDHEAVVAVDVELAALRGRTEPGDTGASRLRERAAAAGVTVVASVHDFEGTPDDGTLDGLFSAAAEAGDIGKVAVTATDTADALALLSATQRATDRGHRVAAMAMGAAGAHTRAVAPVYGSLIGYAPVRTDAATAPGQYDLTTLRRLVDGLVPLNAR
- a CDS encoding LD-carboxypeptidase, translating into MTSRRPPPVREDGRVALVAPGVPVSARRTALAATRLRSVFGLTTTRYPTARRSPADGPAPPAERAEELMRAFSDPAVDAVFAVADGGPAARVVSHLDEGRLRRHPTRLFGTGRVDAVRLFLWRLGVVSWGVSAHPALTREAGVDGRLRDGLSRALFGRLGDVTSPTASADGDDGRRSLGDETASRSGWRWRDRGTVAGPVWGGRLGVVRRELCAARLSPAPERLEGAVLALSAGGALPPGTAVTRLLGALGRRGWLTRVDGLLLARPPGGETPAVSTVFEAAERQLARHAPDTTLLAGVAFGGSTPAVPLPLGATARLVPDTGGLVFE
- a CDS encoding transcriptional regulator, which encodes MSREALLENVTALLADAGFLTSERCAVRPRGFDLAARSGEDLLLVKVLGNVDAFDAATGGEMRRLGRYLSGTPLVVGLRTRDEDLKPGVVYFRHGVPAIHPDTLYDLLLEGVPPLIYAAPGGLYVNIDGDLVADERRDRGWSLGRLAEELGVSRRTVAKYEDGMNASVEVAVKLEDVFDEPFSDPVSVMDGAEEVRDGEPDPDEPEPSADPETERVHAVLSAAGFVVHPTERAPFDTVGEEDAGAEFTLLSTQASLTRAGEKRAKLMASIGRVTHTRAVFFTDDDADRESVDGTAVVGRSELSDDPERLRDLIRERSDEPQEA
- a CDS encoding DUF2240 family protein, which codes for MSLETTVAVPFRSAGTDRMGEGEFVVALSLDRDWFSPDQAKRLVDVAEGRGLLTHENGDLRATFDPSGVTVPENFTPDSDVLTEQSTFERVIDRLVAAGVEKREAVAAANERQSEIAVSLETAAVLVARERGVDVADTAAAARTDLLGGDD
- a CDS encoding CNNM domain-containing protein, whose protein sequence is MNTFEIGLRLAAGTLLILANGFFVAIEFALTRARQFTESEFLGGDSRLERAWEMTQDLELYLTTCQVGITASSIAVGIVAEPALAALFEPLFGGTALASLGAGALIAYFIINLVHLTHGEQTPTYLGVERSRFVCRYGAAPLHYFYVVISPLIKLGDWVAKQTLRLFGVEMTGAWLEAEEDAIESRAQLRTRLSSLLEEGELSGERREEVLHALEAGTTEVREVMVSEPDVTFLSTAADPTENLRRIAETAYVRYPLVGESVDEFVGMVYVPSVVDQTDALKNGETTFEELAAPPMTISADTSVSDAVDRFQAESQELALVLSDGEVVGLLTATDALETVMGELEDPLDTDEPHPAGRDDIAPN
- a CDS encoding Tat pathway signal protein yields the protein MTLDDTLPRREFCKAAVATGGAAALSACLDRFGDETEPIPAGDGPGAHPQEQHAWNDHVRTDDHGNTLLPRHQLLLYCELPGDGPPTETARERVGAAFDALDDAFAWSNEGLLHSVAYSRAYFERYGSGPAGVDLPRPRPLADFETPTFDEHDLLVHLASDRSTALLAAEEALRGRRDRANDAPVPALTDAVEIADRRTGFVGAGMPRERADGLEGIPDGNPVPEAAPLFTGFVAGFRQNQATEAYVTLEDGAFAGGTTKAVSNWRQRLSDWYDEQTHDERVTELFSPQHAERGLVDGVGESLGDDSGVDAFLDDLGEVAREHGRIGHAQKAARANRDADGDVRLLRRHFESTDDGVASLHFPSLQRDLSAFEAVRRAMNGDDVMDATPAVRQRVNNGILEYVFVRHRGYFLVPPRAKRALPRPAE
- a CDS encoding DsbA family protein, with the protein product MTDDTLAVYSDFVCPFCYLGRAALREYLAAADDPPTVEWRLFDLRGYKRDPDGGFRDVDDGKDEAYFEEARENVARLREQYDVEMQSFDDLPEVDSWDAQQAALYVRQTSDSFDEFYNATMDAYWRDGRDIADPDVLAAVAEDVGVPSGEIREAVSDDRLGTELDDRFERARRRGISGIPTFVYGDHAARGAVPPAHLERLVEGA
- a CDS encoding trans-acting enoyl reductase family protein, whose amino-acid sequence is MSTQHRQYDVLVWGATGVAGRLVAEHLTDRYAPEDLALALGGRSEERLAAVAEAFTGADSEWDDLPLVLGDATEPERLREIAEQTQVVCTTVGPYTTYGSPMVAACAAAGTDYCDLTGEVNWVREIVDRYHDEAAANDARIVHSCGFDSVPTDLGTAVVQEHALETFEAPCDVVRVYLEAGDGGVSGGTLASFAELFDEASSDPIARQTLANPYSLAPAGERDGVDPGEQTGPRRDGLRGEWTGPSPMAVVNERVVRRSNALLEYPWGREFRCTESIPTGDGLGGAAAATGLSAGMGLVTAALSVDPVREAVREYVFPDRGEGPSSEEAKEGRFRIGLLGRGTAPEGQFVVEGTFAADRGPGYGATAQMLGESAVALLRDDTDSPLSGGVLTPASGIGTPLAGRLRDVGFEITAGTRA
- a CDS encoding SDR family oxidoreductase, yielding MDTPRLDALETPDLSGSTAFVTGTTRGIGKEIALALAEAGANVVSTGKTVDDSDSDLEGTIGETADACRERGVDSLAVQLDVRDEAAVEAAVETAIDEFGEVDIVINNASAIQLANVADLPTKRFDLLNDVNARGSYLVARAFLPHLREQDGAWLLANAPPVTTDRAPGKAPYAWSKLGMSFLTLSLAEELAADDVGCNTFWPVTAIDTRATRYFGLGTEDDWRHPRIVADTVLGILSRDPAEFTGEALYDEDVLREAGVESFAPYNLTEGDPAPTSAQMFDESFSR